From the genome of Symphalangus syndactylus isolate Jambi chromosome 13, NHGRI_mSymSyn1-v2.1_pri, whole genome shotgun sequence:
GTCTGTGGCcttgggcggggggtggggggtgcatgCCTATGTGTGTGTAACTGAGAGAACGAGAAAGTTGGGCCTGGTGGGTGACCTGTGCCTATGGATCCCTCTCAACAACTAGGTGAACACACAGCACCCCCCTAGGTTCCATACCAGCCCTGGGCGCCAGGGACACAGCAGTGAATAGAACAGATGGAGCCCCTCTCCTCTGTAGTGGGGGCTGCAATGGGGGGCCCACTGGACTGGGAGCACATTCCCACCAGGGAGAACATTCTAGCTGGGTGAGCAGCCCTGCAGGGGGCCAGCCTGGGGGAAACTCTGGAGacggtgggaattgaacaaagcctctggagaggccaggcacggtggctcacacctgtaatcccaacactcggggaggctgaggcaggaggatcacctgagcctgggaggttgaggctacagggagccatgattgcaccactgcaccccagcctgggtgacagcgagatcCTGTCACAAAAATTTAATAaccgggccaggcgcagtggctcatgcctgtaatttcagtactttgggaggccaaggagggtggatcacttgaggtcaggagtttgagaccagcctggccaacacggtgaaaccctgtctgcattaaaaatacaagagattaggccaggtgcagtggctcacacctgtaatcccagcactttgggaggccgaggcggacagatcacctgaggtcgggagttcgagaccagcctgaccaacatagagaaaccccatctccactaaaaatacaaaattagccgggcatggtggcacatgcccgtaatcccagctacttgaaggctgaggcaggagaaccgcttgaacccgggaggcggaggttgcagtgagctgagatcgcaccattgcacttcagcctgggcaacaagagcaaaactccatctcaaaaaaaaaaaaaaaaaaacaataaaagattaggtggaggttgcagtgagctgagatcgcaccactgcactccagcctgggcaacagagcaagactccgtctcaaaaaaaaaaagaatttaaaaagcgtCTTGAAGGAGGTGGGGGGAGAGAAGACAGCCCTGCCAGGGCTCCGAGCGCAGCGCCAGCCTGTGTTGGGCATGCAGGCTGTGCCCCACGCCTGTGTTGGGAGAGAGAGTAGATGGAGTGCCTGGCCCTGTGAGtggttgtgagtgtgtgtgtctgagggCAAGGGGGACTCTGTCCCGGCTGCATGGGTGTTGGGTCCACGGCATGCCCTGGGTGTGTGTTGTGCGTGTGTGCACTTGCACGGCGTATGCGTGCATGTTGACATGGCAGCCTGCACACCTGTGGCTCCTGTTGGCAGACACGTGCCCTCCAGCCTCTCTCTCATCCATTCTCTTTCTCATCCTCATCCTCTTGCTCTCACCCCACCCTCCTGAGCTGCCATGTGGCCATCACCACCTCCGTGGTTTCTGTTCTCAGGGCCTTTGTGTACCTCCTTCCCCCAGTGCCTACCTGAGCCCTCCCTTCCATCCCCCCATGCTCCAGTCTGTGGTCCGGCAGCCTCGTCCCCAGGCTCCAGGGCCGCCCTCGGAAGGCCTGGTAGGCTCTGTCAGGGAGGGGCCCACAGGACTCCTCGAGGGCTGCGGTCCTCACCCCCTGAGTGCAGGCTGCGAGTGGGACTCGGATACTCTCTGAGGGGTGGGAACCAGGCAGTTTCTCAAGAGATGCCAGGTGCACAGGGGTTAGGGACTGGGTGGGGGGAGCACAGGCCCTTGGGAGCTAGAAGGGGATTGGGGCTGTGGCTCGGGCCATGGAGAGAGCAGAGGCGCAGGGACCTGAAGAAGCAGCGggagaagcctggccaacacagcgagaccctatctctactaaaaagacaaaaattagctgggcgtggtggcgtgtacctataatcccagctactcaggaggctgaggcaggagaatcatttgaacctgggagggagatgttgcagtgagttgagatcacgccactgcactccagcctgggcgacagagcgagaacctatctcaaaaacaaacaaacaaaaaaaccaccagtGGGAGGTGACGTGGTGCTGCAGAGGCGGCAGTGGCCAGGACAGCAGGAGGGGCACGGGAGGTGAGGCCTCTAAGGCCAGTCATGAACGCTGGGCCTGGCTGTGTCCCAAGGTCCCCAGAGCCCTTCCCCTGCTCCTGCCTGGTCCTCCAGGAGGGGAGCTAGGGGGCACAGCTCCTGTAGGGGCTGGCAGGACCAGGTAGGGGCAATGCTAGGCCTCCTGCATTGGGACTGAGGGCAGCGTCTTCCTGCCCCTCCTACTGGCTGAGATCAGGGTCCCGGGCACACGGGATGGACGGGGTTTAGCTGCCAGCATGGAGTGggtttgtctgttcgtgttagTCCCTGGGCACCAGTCACCaggagcctgcagaactgtggggAGAAAAggtggatgaggcaggaggaagagagagagagagggggttGTCCGCTGAGGGCTTTGGCAGAGCGGCAGGCCCCAGCTCCTGTGAGAGGGGCACCTTGGTAGGTGTGTGTAGCTGTTGTCAGGGCCTCTAGGATGTGAGGTGTCAGGATTGGCTCCTCTGGAGGCCACGTTGGCATCCCGGCCTCTGTTCCTGCACCCTGTTGCCAGCCCAGCCAGGGAGACCCTAGCTCCTCCGGGAAGCTGCCCTCCTGTCCCAGGCCCCTCTCTGGCCTGTCTCTGCAGCGCCTCCTCTGGGCACCTGGGCCCTTGTCTTGgctcctgtctgtctgtctgtctcctgcCCTCCCACCCCTAATGCCGCCTGCCCGCCCCAGGGTGCCTGCTGCCTGCCTGCCGCCTGTCCACCCGCTGTAGCATGCCCGAGCTGCCCGCATGCAGGCTGCTGGATGAGCCAACCCCTGCCTGGCCCAGCGTTGGCCCCACCTGGTCCCGCCAGCCCCTGCAGGAGCTGTGTCCCCAAGCTCTCCTCCCAGAGGATGCAGGCCCCCTGAGGTCCTGTCCTGCCCCTATGGGCCCCAGCTCTGCCAGCCAGGCCGGGAGGCCCTCATGTCAGCCCACTGGCCGAGGAGGGGCCCTCCCTGACCCCGAAACAGAAGATGGGGCAAGGCAGCCTGAAGCCTGGGTCTTGTGCCTGCTGCCTCCCCAGCGTGGCCCTGCTCACTCTTGTCTGGGAGCCAAGTTCAGTGCTACCAGCAGAGCCACAGCCTGGGCCAGCCCCGGCAGGCACTCCGCCCTCGCCTATCCATCCTGTGGGCGCTGTGGCCCTGGGCCGAAGTGGGAGGAAGCGCACACACCTGTCAGGGTGGCCGCCTGGCCGAGGGATACCTCAGGTCCCCATCTCGTTTCTCCGTCAGCATAGACTTGGGGCTCCCTCTCCCCTGCCAGCCTCCTCCATCTCTTTCCAGGTCAGGGGATGAGACAAGGGACCCTGAGGACagtctggggtgggagggagaccCCAGCTCCTCCAGCCCAGCAGGGCAGGGGGCTGTGCCAGCCTAGCTCAGGAAGTCCAGGAGGGGAAGGTGAGGGTCCCGACCCCTCCCTGGAATGCCAGATGTGGAGCTGAGACCATTTGGGCGCTGATCCCCCCTCCCCGCCACTGGTTCTCACCCCCCCAGCCCTGCAGCTCCCGCTGGCCAACGATGGGGGCAGCCGCTCGCCATCCTCAGAGAGCTCTCCGCAGCACCCCATGCCCCCCGCCCGGCCCCGCCACATGCTGGGGCTCCCATCAACCCTGTTCACACCCCGCAGCATGGAGAGGTGAGCCAGGGGCCCAGCAGGGTTGGGTGGGAAGCAGCATTGAGGGGCCACCGTGCCAGCCCTGGGAGGAGGGTGGTTAAACCGGTGGGAACCCTGGTATGGGGGGCTGGGGTGGCCAACCTAAGGTCAGGACCCACCTCCACTGGCACCTGCTCCATGTCCCCAGCATTGAGATTGACCAGAAGCTACAGGAGATCATGAAGCAGACGGGCTACCTGACCATCGGGGGCCAGGTACCACCTTCACTGTggcggggagagggaggaggcccAGCCAGGCTGGACCCATCCTGGGGGCACCAGTGGGGGTGCAGGGGGCGGTGGCAGAGGCCCCAGGGACCCTCcaaccctccctctcctcccagcgCTACCAGGCAGAAATCAATGACCTGGAGAACTTGGGTGAGATGGGCAGTGGCACCTGCGGCCAGGTGTGGAAGATGCGCTTCCGGAAGACCGGCCACGTCATTGCCGTTAAGGTGAGCCTTGGCGGCTACCCCGGCTGTACCCCACACCCCAGGCCGGTGCTAAGCCTCCCTCCTGTCCCTGCCTGTGCAGCAAATGCGGCGCTCGGGGAACAAGGAGGAGAACAAGCGCATCCTCATGGACCTGGACGTGGTGCTCAAGAGCCACGACTGCCCCTACATCGTGCAGTGCTTTGGGACGTTCATCACCAACGTGAGTCCCCGGCCGTGCCAGGTGCCCCCTGCACCACACCCTGCAGGatctcctcctccctcaccctgccCCTTCCCAGGGAGCAGAGCCTCTAGGGGGGTGGGCCGGAAGACACAGCTCCTCCGGGTGCCCCCTCTCCCTGCAGACGGACGTCTTCATCGCCATGGAGCTCATGGGCACCTGCGCTGAAAAGCTCAAGAAGCGGATGCAGGGCCCCATCCCCGAGCGCATCCTGGGCAAGATGACAGTGGCGGTGAGTGGCCAGGCGGGGCGTGCACCGGGCAGTTGGCCTTGGGCCTGTGCCCCCTGCCACATGCACCGCCCTCTGCGTGCCTGCAGATTGTGAAGGCGCTGTACTACCTGAAGGAGAAGCACGGTGTCATCCACCGTGACGTCAAGCCCTCCAACATCCTGCTGGACGAGCGGGGCCAGATCAAGCTCTGCGACTTCGGCATTAGCGGCCGCCTGGTGGACTCCAAAGCCAAGACGCGGAGCGCCGGCTGCGCCGCCTACATGGCGGTGAGTGGGGGCCCTCCAGCGGGggaggggttgggggctgggaggCTGGCCCCAGCCTTGGAGATAAcatcttcccctcctccccctgcagCCCGAACGCATTGACCCCCCAGACCCCACCAAGCCGGATTATGACATCCGGGCCGACGTATGGAGCCTGGGCATCTCGTTGGTGAGTTGGGGCCCTGCCCCTGTCCTCCAGCCAGCAGTGAGGGCTTCTGGGGGACTCAGAGGGAGGAGAACACAAACCTGTCCCGGCCGGTCCAGCCCTGCCCATCTCTCTCCCAGGTGGAGCTGGCAACAGGACAGTTTCCCTACAAGAACTGCAAGACGGACTTTGAGGTCCTCACCAAAGTCCTACAGGAAGAGCCCCCGCTTCTGCCCGGACACATGGGCTTCTCGGGGGACTTCCAGTCCTTCGTCAAAGACTGGTGAGAACCTCCCTCTGCTTGGGAGGTCAGGGACAGCCCGCTGCTCTGGGCAGCTGGGGAGGCAACGGCAGCGGGGGAATGGAGGCAGCACCCTGGGATGGGCGGATGCGGCTGTGGGCGGGCTGCAGACAGGAGCTGGAGCTGGTGCCTGGGGAGCCACGAGCTGGGTTTGGACCTAGCCTGAGGGACAGCCAGCCCTGTGGCGTTTGGCAGGGTGGCTGTTGGAGATTGTGAGCACACTTCTGCAACAAGCAGAGCTACAAGTTCAGGAGGGCCATGTTTGATTCTCTCAGGGGAGCCCCACCCACCTTTCTGGGGGACCTCAGCCAGCTCTGACCCCCCAAGCCAGGCCCTTGCCACCTGGCCCCAGGCCAGGAGGCTCCGGGACTCACAGTTGCTCCCAGCTGTCAGCCGGCGTCCTGAGGACATCCACAGCTCCTTCCTCCACACACATCTTGGGGACCCCTGGCTCCTTGGGGAGTGCCTGAGCACGGGTGGGGCCGGCATCCCCCCCTCCCTCACTCTCACATCTGTCTTCCCTTCTCTTGCTCTAGCCTTACTAAAGATCACAGGAAGAGACCAAAGTATAATAAGCTACTTGTGAGTACCTGGGCCCACCCAGTCCCCTTCCTGTCCCTGCGGAGGCGCGAGGCCAGGAGGGAAGACCCTCTCCTCCTAAGCCCCACCGCCTCGGGTCCACAGGAACACAGCTTCATCAAGCGATACGAGACGGTGGAGGTGGACGTGGCGTCCTGGTTCAAGGACGTCATGGCGAAGACTGAGTCACCGCGGACTAGCGGCGTCCTGAGCCAGCCCCACCTGCCCTTCTTCAGGTAGCTGCTTGGCGGCGGCCAGCCCCACAGGGGGCCAGGGGCATGGCCACAGGCCCCCCTCCCCACTTGGCCACCCAGCTGCCTGCCAGGGGAGACCTGGGACCTGGACGGCCACCGAGGGCTGAGGACAGAGAGTGGGGGGTGCCCACCCACCCCCCGCCCCGGGCCTACCAGGCCCCTGCCCTTCCCACCCCGGGGTCAGCCGGCCGTGTGCGTCCCCCGACAGACACTGTGAACGGAAGACAGCAGGCCGCGAGCGGAGTCGCTGTTCATTCAGCTGCAGCCTCTGGGCCGGGGCGGCCCCCAGGGGCCAGGAGAGAGCCCCAGAGTCCCGCAGCCACCATGCACGCCCCCAGCGTGCCGTGCCCTTCGCCACTCCCACGCGCCCGTTCCTCTTCCGTCGCTCTCTGTCCCCCGCTCTACCTCTCTGTTCTTGTCTGGCTCTCCCGTCACCctccctgcctctgtctctctcctgacCTGAGCCTGGGCCCAGCCACCTCCTGACGGGTCCCCTGGGTCTGCATAGGTCTCCCATGGCGCAATGAGTCAGTGGCCCCCAGCCAGGCGGTGTGGGCATTGCCACTGCGGCCGGACGGAGCTgcgtgttctctctctctctctctctttctctttctctttgatcTCAGGGGGTCCTTTTTGgagtttattgtattttattgtacTTGGTGGGGTGTTTGGGGTGGGGGCGGAGGAGAGCTTGTTATCATGGGGTTGTCGGTACCTTCAGAAACTTTTACCAAAGTCACGATTAGCTGCTTGTTGTGGGGCCCCAACCGCCCTTGGGCACTGGGGGGTTGGGCTGGGGCCACTGCTCTGGGGTCTCCGGGAGCCACAGCTTGGGGTGAGTTGAAGACCTCAGGGGGTGCAGAGGGGTCTGCAGGGCCCTGGCCACACAGGATGGCCTTCAGGGAAGGTGGGCTTGGTGCATGGTGCAGAGCAGGTGACCGGAGGGAATTGGTGACAGAGCGGGGCCAAGGGAGGGGTCCGGAGGGAGTCAAGGATCGAGGGCAGAGGGAGTGGATGTGGGGGTTTGAGGACGTGTGACAAGTTCCAGCAGGGGTGGGGGCCGGGCTGAGGGTGGGGGTGCGAGGCAGTCACTCTCATCGTGCTCCTGGCCATCCTTCCACTcacccacacctggcccagaccACGTTGAGGTCCAGGACTGGGAAGGACCGGGTGAGTGCACCAGGGGCCCAGGCCAGGTGCCCCCCGGAGCCTGCTGgggtggccagagcaggagggagTGTGTTTCCTTTTTGTGGGTGTTGCATGCAAATCAATggacaagaaaaaataacaaaacaaaaaacgagaaaaaaaaccacaaaaccccataaaaatcacaaagaaaaaccaACACCAAAGGCGCAGAAGCTGGCTGGCCGTGGCGGGGGCAGCGTAGGCGTAGCATCCCTCTCCTCTCACCTAGCCTGTTGACTCTTGTTATTATTATGATATTCGCAAAATGCCGCATGTTTAAAAAGTCATAGACGTCATCTTCTCTCTGCTCCCAGGGAGGGAAGCCACCTTCTCTTGCCCCTTGGCCCCTTTGTCGGGGCCAGGGGTCTGCTGGGTGGGGGTGCCAACAGGCCTGGCCCTTTTCTCCCCTGTGTCCAGCCATGGGGGCCTCTGCGGATTGCCGGAAGGTTGCATGGCTGGTCCCAGGGCCAGCACAGGCCCGAGGCCGGGCtgcctggttttatttttatttaactttattttctgttttatgagTGTGtgtccacccacccccacccccttcaGTGTTAAGTGGGGAGCCCTGGGGGAgtctctcctgcctcccagcctctccCAAGACCTCCCCCCTCGTCACCAGCCATCCCTCTGGACCAGGCAGAGGGCGGACTGGGCGGGCAGGGGCCTGAGGGTGGCTCAGGCCAGCCCACCAGCTGATGGGCCCCTCCTCAGGCCGCCAGTGTCGCCCTGcccctttttaaaacaaaatgcccTCGTTTGTAAACCCTTAGATGCTTGAGAATAAACCCCTCCCTTTTCTTCCACCGAGTCTGTGGTGTGTCACGGGCCTGGCAGGGCGAGCTGGGAACGGTGTGGGTGCGGGGGGAGGTCTCTGCATtgaggagagactgaggcaagtttggGAGCTGGACGGGAGGTGTTTGTACTGACTTGCCGATGGATATCGAGCAGCTGGTGTGAGGGACCCCCCTGCCCCCACTGGCCACAGGTCGAGCAGCAGAGGATTCCTTAATCCCCCCAGGCCTTGGGCATTGGCTCTGGTGTCAGCCCCTCAGTCTGCCACCCCcgctccctgcctctctcctggcCAAGGACAGGGCCGCCTGCCCACGTGCGGGACCTGGGTGCAGCCTAGTTGGTGTCTCTGCTCTGGCCCCGAACACTCCGACCTCAGCTGGTCCAGCATGCTGGGCACCGTGCTGCTGCTGGCCCTGCTCCCAGGGATCACCACCTTGCCCAGCGGGCCACCTGGTATGTATGGACAGGGAGGTGATGGGTCTATCATGCTTCTATCCCTATGTcacccactttattttttttgagatggagtcttgctctgccacgcagggtggagtgcagtggtgcaatctcggctcaccgcaacctccgcctctccagttcaagcgattctcctgcctcagccttctgagtagctgggactacaggtgtgcaccaccacgcctggttaattgtatttttagtagagacagcgtttccccatgttggccaggctggtctcgaactcctgacctcaggcaatccgcccgcctcaaacctcccaaagtgctgggattacaggtgtgagccatcgcgccctgCCGATGTCAATCTTTTTCAACTAGACCTTTGGTGGTCCTCCTCACGGGTGTGGGGACAGGgcaggggagtggggtggggtctCTGTCCCCCATCCCAAGGGTGGCTCACATCCCCACTTCGGCAAAGCTCCCTGCAGCCACGGAGAGGGCCAGAGTTGTGGGAAGGGGCCAGTTTACCCAGGCGCTCTTCAGAAGTGGGTGTGGTGTGGGGATGGACaagggggctcacgcctgtaatcccagcagttaggctgaggtgagaggatcgcttgaggccaggagttccagaccagcctgggcaacatagaccccgtATGGCTGTGGTGGCGAGTGGCTGTGGTcatagctactcgagaggctgaagcaggaggatggctggaacccaggaggtggaggctgcagtgagctgtattcgcaccactgcactccagcctgggcgacagagggagaccctgtctcagaaaacaagaaaaacggATGTGCAGACAATCTTTCGTATTTGGAGATTGTCCGTTTTACCAGGACTCTGCTCAGCACCTCCTGAAGGCAGACATCAGCGTGTGTTTAGGGGCACAGAGAGGGGCTGCCTCAGCCTGGACAAGTGGAAGCGTCTCAGATCTTGGTGGCCTGGCTGGGCTTTGGCTGTGCCCAGGAGAGCCTCTAGGGAGGGTATCCTCTTCACTTCCCTTCCTCGTTGTTGACAGCACCTATCTCCCCTTAGAAAGGGGAGCCGCCGGTCCTGCTGCGTCCCCAagagcagccctgagggaggTGGGGGAGCTCTGAGTTCACCCAGCCGGACCCCACCATCGGGTGCTCCTCACCGCTTCTCTTCCGCCCCAGGGAGGCCTTCGCCAGCTTCGGAGGCTTCTCTAGGGGCGCATGGCTCTGCAACCGGCTCAGCTGCTGGGCTGTGCGGCTCCCAGGGGTCGCCAGGGGGCACATCACCGTCAGGGGGGAACGTGGCGCGGAGCCCATCATGGGTGAATCAGCCGCCGCAACCGCATCCCTTTTCCAAAGGCGGCGGCGGGGGCGAGGTGGTCGGGTCACTTTTCCTGGAGGCCTAAAGGGCAGCGCGCGTTTTCTCTCCTCTGGGCCGCCCTTCCCAGCCCCGCCAGCTCCCCCGTTCCCCGCGGCGCCCGGCCCCTGGCTGCGCAGACCCCTCTTCAGTCTGAAGCTGTCTGACACAGAGGACGTCTTTCCGCGCCGCGCGGGGCCGCTCGAGGTCCCGGCCGACAGCCGCGTGTTCGTGCAGGTGGGGACCCCCGGGACACCAGGGGCGGATGGGGGCCGGTGGGGACGGGCGATCCCTGATGGCGCCTCCGTCCCCCAGGCGGCCTTGGCCCGTCCCTCCCCGCGCTGGGGCCTGGCCCTGCACCGCTGCTCAGTGACGCCGTCCTCACGGCCGGCCCCGGGGCCCGCCCTGGCTCTGCTGCGCGAGGGCTGCCCCGCCGACACCTCTGTCGCCTTCCCGCCACCGCCGCCACCGAGCCCGGGTGCCACCCGCCCCGCGCGTTTCAGCTTCCTCCTGCGCCCGGTCTTCAACGCCTCGGTGCAGTTCCTGCACTGCCAGCTgagccgctgccgccgccgccgcctccgggGAGTCCGCCGGGCGCCTGCGCCTCtgacgccgccgccgccgccatcgCGGGTGCGCGGGCGCAGAGCCTGGAATCCGGGCGCCGGGGCCCTTCGGGGGCTGGGCACGAGCGACTCTGGCAGTGGAAAGAGGATACTCTCGGGGTCTGAGGatctgggggttgggggaggtggggcGCAAGAGCCCATCTCTGCCGACAGAGTTTCTCCGGGGACAGTGTGGACACTGGGTTCCCCCATGGACAGCTCTGGAATCCTTCAGGGCTGGGGGTTGGATGCAGAAGGCCACTAAGAGGACACATTTCTGGGAACCTGGTGCTGGGCCTCACATGCTAGGTGCTGGGAGACGCGGACCATGCGATCTTGTGGGGCTGGGATTTGGGGTCCTTAGGGGCTGGGCGGCTAGCCACTGGTATGCGTAGGGGCTGGGCTCAGGGACCCCTAAGGGGCCGGATTTCCAGGGGTCCCATCTTGGCTGTGGCGGAGAGCTGGACTCAGGTCTCTCTTGGGGGCCCTGGGGACCAGAGCCACGATCCCGGTGCCCTGATGTCCCCGTCTCTTCCCCACCTTCCTCTCCCCCAGTGTCTGCCTCAGGACGAGGCGTGCGCCGGCAATGGTAGTGGCAGCGCCGAGGGCCTGGCTGCCGACGGCCCCCACCTGCACACGCTGACGCAGCCTATCGTGGTCACCGTGCCGCGGCCGCCCCCCAGTGAGCACGCAGTCCTTCTCCGCAGGGAGCCGTGGGGCGGCACAGCGGGTGGGAAGGACGCCTGGGAGCTGGACCCAGTCTCAGCGTGGCACTTCCCACAGGGCCGCCCAAGAGTGTCCCCGGCCGCGCCGTGCGCCCTGAGCCTCCCGCGCCGGCCCCCGCGGCCCTGGAACCCGCGCCGGTGGTGGCGCTGGTGTTGGCAGCCTTCGTGCTGGGCGCCGCGCTGGCCGCCGGGCTGGGCCTCGTCTGTGCGCACTCAGGTACCGACCTCCGCCACGCCGGGCCCCTAGTCTAATCCCGCGCGTAGGGATCCGGGGCGGCCGCGATCCCGCCTGCCGGGCCTGATCAGCCCTAGCTAGGCCTGCCTCCGCGATGCCCGCAGCAGCCCCCAGGGGCCGCCCTTAGCCTGGCGTGGCGAGCAGCAGCCCTTCTGCAGCTCGCCTCTCCCTTCCAGCTCCCCAGGCCCCTGGCCCGACCGCGAGAGCCTCGCCCAGCGGTCCCCAGCCCAGGAGGCCCCAGTGAGGAAGGCAGGTATGGAGGTGGAGGGAGCTGGGTGAGGAAGGGGATCTGACACCGCTTAGttcgtgccaggcactgtggtgttttgttttgttttgttttgtttgagacggagtttcgctcttgttgcgcaggcgggagtgcaatggcgcgatctcggctcaccgcaacctctgcctcccgggttcaagcgattctcctgcctcagcctcctgagtagctgggattacacgcatgcgtcaccacacccggctaattttgtatttttagtagagacggggtttctccatgtcggtcaggctggtctcgcacgcccgacctcaggtgatcctaccgcttcggcctctcaaagtgttgagattacaggcgtgagccactgcgcccggcctccaggCACTGTTGTAAATGTTTTATGCCTATGAACTAACTTAATCCCCTTAACCTCCAGGCGGACActattataatccccattttagagacGAGAATGATGAGGCATTCTCTGAATTAGGTAACTTGTCAAAAGTCACAATACTGGGTGGAGCTTGGATTCGAACTCAGGCAATGGGTCACCCGCGGCAGGCGCGGGCTCTGGGTCGAGCCAGAGGCATTAGGCGAGGAGAACTCAGCATTCAGACCTGGCTCCCACTCTCACCCCGGCATACAGACCGATGGAAGAGGCCAGTGGTCTGCTGGGAAGGGAGGTGGCCCGTGTAGCGTCCCCTCCCTCGCTGAGCCTCAGCCACCCCTCCCAGGGATGATGCGCCCCCAACGTGCTCCGGAGACACACCCAGCTACCGCTTTGGGACCAGGACCAACAGGACCGGACCCGCCTCCCTGGACCTCGGACCTGATGGGGCCACGACCCCTGCGCTTCTCTCCTCCCCCTGTCCCTCCCACCTGTGCTCAAAATAAACCTCTGGACTGACCGGCTAAGTTCTGGTGCAGTCAGTGAGCGCGCAAGGTGCGGGGTGGGGGATAGGTGGGGAGGCTCGGGGAGAAAACTGAGAGCAAGACTTGGGGGGTATTCCTGAGAAATCCTGACTTAGAGGGGTGGAGCCTGGGGACAGGGCCCATATGCCCATATACCCGTGTGCACTCCCGGGCCATGGGAGACTGTAGGGCGTTTTGTCTCAAACAGAAAGCGacatccggccgggcgcggtcagcacactgggaggccgaggtgggtggatcacttgaggtcaggagttccagaccagcctggccgacatggtgaaaccccgtcctattaaaaaaatacaaaaaaagaattagcagggcgtagtggcgcctgcttataatcccagctgcttgggaggctgaggcaggagaatcgcttgaacccaagaggcggaggttgcagtgagccgagatcgcgccattgcactgcagcctggtcaacaagagcaaaaatctgtcttaaaaaaaaaaaaaagcagcacccAACCCCACAAGCGTAAGTTTAAAATAAACCCTCCCCCTCCGTCCTCTCCTTACCCGGACACCTGCCCTTCTGCCTCCTGCGATCTTTCTCAAGCCAGGCCTTCTCCGCTCTCCACTACCCCCGCCCGGACCCTGCCCTCGCTCGGCCTCGACCTTCTGCCTCTGCACCAGTTCCCTCCTGGTCTGGACTTCGCCCTCCTCTTAGATTGTCAGTCTAGTCTAGTAGAGCTCCTTAAGTCCCTCCTGTCCGAGCTCCACTCTACCTTACACAGACAA
Proteins encoded in this window:
- the TGFBR3L gene encoding transforming growth factor-beta receptor type 3-like protein isoform X3, with the protein product MGESAAATASLFQRRRRGRGGRVTFPGGLKGSARFLSSGPPFPAPPAPPFPAAPGPWLRRPLFSLKLSDTEDVFPRRAGPLEVPADSRVFVQAALARPSPRWGLALHRCSVTPSSRPAPGPALALLREGCPADTSVAFPPPPPPSPGATRPARFSFLLRPVFNASVQFLHCQLSRCRRRRLRGVRRAPAPLTPPPPPSRCLPQDEACAGNGSGSAEGLAADGPHLHTLTQPIVVTVPRPPPRPPKSVPGRAVRPEPPAPAPAALEPAPVVALVLAAFVLGAALAAGLGLVCAHSGMMRPQRAPETHPATALGPGPTGPDPPPWTSDLMGPRPLRFSPPPVPPTCAQNKPLD
- the TGFBR3L gene encoding transforming growth factor-beta receptor type 3-like protein isoform X7 yields the protein MGESAAATASLFQRRRRGRGGRVTFPGGLKGSARFLSSGPPFPAPPAPPFPAAPGPWLRRPLFSLKLSDTEDVFPRRAGPLEVPADSRVFVQCLPQDEACAGNGSGSAEGLAADGPHLHTLTQPIVVTVPRPPPSEHAVLLRREPWGGTAGGKDAWELDPVSAWHFPQGRPRVSPAAPCALSLPRRPPRPWNPRRWWRWCWQPSCWAPRWPPGWASSVRTQLPRPLARPREPRPAVPSPGGPSEEGRPMEEASGLLGREVARVASPPSLSLSHPSQG